One Qiania dongpingensis genomic window carries:
- a CDS encoding response regulator transcription factor has product MNIIIVDDDQLVCMSLKTILQADGEIQVLATGGTGPEAVELYERYRPDILLMDIQMGGGNGLDAGEEILSRHPDARILFLTTFSDDEYIVKALRIGAKGYLIKQDIASIAPALEAVMSGQSVFGSEIVTRLPELMKKKQNVDLSAYAIGERELEVIRLVARGLSNKEIADEMYLSEGTVRNYLSTILDKLELRDRTQLAVFYLMGKSGILDK; this is encoded by the coding sequence ATGAATATTATAATCGTAGATGACGACCAGCTGGTCTGCATGTCATTGAAGACGATCCTGCAGGCGGACGGGGAAATACAGGTATTGGCCACAGGAGGGACCGGACCGGAGGCAGTGGAACTGTATGAGCGGTACCGGCCGGATATCCTGCTGATGGACATTCAAATGGGAGGAGGAAACGGGCTGGATGCCGGGGAGGAGATCCTGAGCCGGCATCCTGATGCCAGGATACTGTTCCTCACCACCTTTTCTGATGATGAATATATAGTAAAAGCGCTCCGTATCGGCGCGAAGGGATATTTGATCAAGCAGGATATCGCCTCCATTGCCCCGGCCCTCGAAGCGGTCATGTCCGGCCAGAGCGTATTCGGCAGCGAGATTGTGACTAGGCTTCCGGAGTTGATGAAAAAGAAGCAGAATGTGGATCTGTCTGCTTATGCCATAGGGGAACGGGAATTAGAAGTCATACGGCTGGTTGCCAGAGGGCTGAGCAATAAGGAGATCGCCGATGAGATGTACCTGAGCGAGGGGACTGTTCGAAACTATCTTAGCACGATCCTGGATAAGCTGGAGCTGAGGGACAGGACGCAGCTGGCTGTTTTTTATCTCATGGGAAAATCCGGGATTTTGGACAAATAA